Proteins from one Drosophila gunungcola strain Sukarami chromosome 2R unlocalized genomic scaffold, Dgunungcola_SK_2 000012F, whole genome shotgun sequence genomic window:
- the LOC128255727 gene encoding probable cytochrome P450 12b2, mitochondrial translates to MWKYYTKIIQRQSPGGQLCFVRDLSVCGKLKQQTQLEFVGTARIDEKWQQARPYGEMPGPSSLRMLSYFLPGGALRNTNLIQMNRRMREMYGDIYCIPGMMGKPNVVFTYNPEDFEVTYRNEGVWPIRIGLESFDYYRKVHRPDVFKGVGGLVSDQGQAWGDFRSKVNPVLMKVQNVRQNLQQLDQISKEFIDKLETQRDPRTHTLRADFHNELKMWAFESISFVALNTRMGLLTNQPDPNADRLAKHMGDFFNYSFKYDVQPSIWPFYKTPGFKKFLKTYDDITEITTNYIETATKRFECNEDRKTKCVLEQLLALNKQVAVAMVMDMLMAGIDTTSSACLTILYHLARNPAKQEKLRGELLRILPECKGSLTDDSTKNMPYLRACIKEGLRITSITPGNFRITTKDLVLSGYQVPRGTGVLMGVLELSNSDEYFAQSADFMPERWLKSDLASDIQACPEARSRNPFVYLPFGFGPRTCIGKRIAELEIETLLVRLLRNYKVSWLPETPLQYESTIILAPCGDIRFKLEPVGDSM, encoded by the exons ATGTggaaatattatacaaaaattattcaacGACAAAGTCCAGGCGGTCAGCTGTGTTTTGTTAGGGATTTATCAGTGTGTGGAAAACTCAAACAGCAG ACCCAGTTGGAATTTGTGGGGACTGCTCGCATCGATGAGAAATGGCAACAGGCCAGGCCCTATGGGGAAATGCCAGGTCCCAGCTCCTTGCGAATGCTCTCATATTTTCTGCCAGGAG GCGCCCTTCGCAACACAAACTTGATTCAGATGAACCGCCGCATGAGAGAGATGTATGGGGATATATACTGTATACCTGGAATGATGGGCAAACCGAACGTAGTCTTCACCTACAATCCGGAGGACTTTGAGGTGACCTACCGCAACGAGGGTGTTTGGCCCATACGTATAGGATTGGAGAGCTTTGATTACTATCGCAAGGTTCATCGACCTGATGTCTTTAAAGGCGTTGGTGGCCTGGTATCTGA ccAAGGCCAGGCTTGGGGTGATTTTCGTAGCAAGGTGAATCCGGTTTTAATGAAGGTTCAGAATGTACGGCAGAATCTTCAGCAACTGGACCAGATATCAAAGGAGTTTATAGACAA aTTGGAAACTCAAAGGGATCCAAGGACCCACACTCTGCGTGCAGACTTTCATAATGAGCTTAAGATGTGGGCCTTTGAATCCATTAGCTTTGTGGCCTTAAATACGCGAATGGGATTACTAACTAATCAGCCAGATCCGAATGCTGATCGGCTGGCCAAGCACATGGGTGACTTCTTTAACTACAGCTTCAAGTACGATGTACAGCCCTCAATTTGGCCATTTTACAAAACCCCTGGTTTTAAGAAGTTCCTCAAAACCTACGATGACATTACCGAGATTACGACGAATTATATAGAGACAGCCACGAAACGCTTTGAGTGCAATGAGGATCGTAAGACCAAGTGCGTTTTGGAGCAGCTGTTGGCACTGAACAAACAGGTGGCTGTGGCAATGGTTATGGACATGCTAATGGCTGGAATCGATACG ACATCTTCTGCTTGTCTAACGATACTGTATCACCTGGCTCGCAATCCCGCAAAGCAAGAGAAACTGCGAGGGGAACTACTTCGTATTTTGCCTGAATGCAAGGGTTCCTTGACGGATGATAGTACCAAAAACATGCCTTATTTGCGAGCCTGCATAAAGGAGGGCCTGCGCATCACCTCTATAACACCCGGAAACTTCCGCATTACTACTAAGGACCTTGTGCTGTCGGGATATCAGGTGCCCCGTGGCACTGGAGTCCTGATGGGCGTCCTGGAGCTATCCAACAGCGATGAGTACTTTGCCCAGAGTGCTGATTTCATGCCAGAACGTTGGCTTAAGTCCGACTTAGCTTCTGACATTCAAGCATGTCCAGAGGCTCGATCGCGTAATCCCTTCGTATACCTACCTTTTGGTTTTGGACCACGCACCTGTATTGGCAAGAGGATCGCGGAACTGGAGATCGAGACGCTACTAGTGCGACTTTTGCGAAACTACAAGGTTAGCTGGCTGCCCGAAACTCCACTGCAATATGAGAGCACAATCATCCTGGCCCCCTGCGGTGATATTCGCTTCAAACTGGAGCCAGTCGGTGATTCAATGTGA